One window of Cryobacterium arcticum genomic DNA carries:
- a CDS encoding NAD(P)/FAD-dependent oxidoreductase: MTTDRTVPAGSGSDTAAGAGEAPYDVVIIGAGPAGLAAGLSLVRARRRTLMIDSNRPRHSATLRSHGFITRDGVPPLELRRIGREEYEAYPAAEFHMGLVRAIAQLDAPTSGSELAPVRFTVSTKGMRGEKNRTVTARTVLIASGLAETLPALPSIRAWYGTNLHSCIACDGYEEADRALALIGETDDLAEHALLISQWTDDLVVFTNGIGQVTDADESALAARGIRVDRRALTDVVGERGAMTGIQVADGEFVPRAGGFVRPKYEAAATFAGALNPATDASGLIVVDPQGRTSVPGLFAAGDTTPPGPEQLLVSAGEGARAAVAINRELLGPLTTHPPLNLSGRTEVG; this comes from the coding sequence ATGACGACCGACCGTACCGTTCCGGCCGGCTCCGGTAGCGACACCGCTGCCGGCGCCGGTGAGGCGCCCTACGACGTCGTCATCATCGGCGCCGGCCCCGCCGGCCTGGCCGCCGGGCTCAGCCTTGTGCGCGCCCGGCGCCGCACGCTGATGATCGACAGTAACCGGCCCCGGCACTCGGCCACCCTGCGCTCGCACGGGTTCATCACCCGCGACGGTGTGCCGCCGCTGGAGCTGCGTCGTATCGGCCGTGAGGAGTACGAGGCGTACCCGGCCGCCGAGTTCCACATGGGGCTCGTGCGTGCGATCGCGCAGCTGGACGCTCCGACTTCCGGCTCCGAGCTCGCTCCCGTGCGCTTCACAGTCTCCACCAAGGGCATGCGTGGCGAGAAGAACCGCACCGTCACGGCGCGCACGGTTCTGATTGCCTCGGGCCTGGCCGAGACCCTGCCGGCGCTGCCGAGCATCCGCGCCTGGTACGGCACCAATCTGCACAGCTGCATCGCTTGCGACGGCTATGAAGAGGCTGACCGTGCCCTCGCCCTGATCGGCGAGACCGACGACCTCGCCGAACACGCACTGCTCATCTCGCAGTGGACCGACGACCTGGTCGTCTTCACCAACGGCATCGGGCAGGTCACCGACGCCGACGAGTCGGCTTTGGCCGCCCGCGGCATCCGAGTCGATCGACGCGCCCTCACGGACGTTGTGGGGGAGCGCGGTGCCATGACCGGTATCCAGGTCGCCGACGGCGAGTTCGTGCCCCGGGCGGGCGGTTTTGTGCGTCCCAAGTATGAAGCGGCGGCCACCTTCGCGGGTGCACTGAACCCCGCCACGGATGCGTCCGGCCTGATCGTTGTCGACCCGCAGGGGCGCACGTCGGTGCCCGGACTCTTCGCCGCTGGCGACACCACCCCACCCGGACCGGAGCAGCTCCTGGTCTCCGCCGGCGAGGGTGCGCGCGCCGCCGTGGCCATCAACCGGGAGCTTCTGGGCCCGCTCACGACACACCCTCCGCTCAATTTGTCTGGTCGCACCGAAGTGGGCTAG
- a CDS encoding helix-turn-helix domain-containing protein — translation MTRNAPQSTSVAGVTLGGGCWRFGVRVLWLLFGASGELPAANWWLPPVHSPPTCGCVRVEYVPGVILEGKVTTVAASSTLVRAARRSRRITQARLAELTGIDQASVSHHERGRDAAYSTVDRLLAGTGHRLYAAPTRRDDAASSAEAIREHLRARDTDRALRALLQLNDNLTAEHGLVRGVLGLTEPERTGDRVWDAAIAALVAWRLNQEDIPLPGWVNHPDRALTVPVVFRVDPADPAPEREDVPEEFAERGVLAWADTFASV, via the coding sequence GTGACCAGAAACGCACCACAATCAACTTCAGTTGCTGGTGTCACTCTCGGTGGCGGCTGTTGGCGCTTCGGGGTGCGTGTTCTGTGGTTATTGTTCGGCGCATCAGGCGAATTGCCTGCTGCGAACTGGTGGTTACCGCCAGTACATTCGCCACCCACTTGTGGATGTGTGCGCGTAGAATATGTTCCAGGAGTCATATTGGAAGGGAAGGTGACTACCGTGGCAGCGTCATCCACCCTCGTTAGGGCCGCCCGTCGGAGCCGTCGTATCACGCAGGCGAGACTTGCAGAGTTGACCGGCATCGATCAGGCCAGTGTCTCTCATCACGAACGGGGCAGAGACGCCGCCTACAGCACAGTTGATCGGCTCCTCGCTGGCACCGGACACCGCCTGTACGCCGCTCCCACACGACGGGACGACGCTGCGAGTTCGGCAGAGGCGATTCGTGAACATCTGCGTGCTCGTGACACAGACCGGGCCCTGCGGGCGCTCCTCCAATTGAATGACAACCTCACCGCCGAACACGGACTCGTCCGAGGAGTCCTGGGGCTGACGGAGCCGGAACGTACCGGGGATCGGGTGTGGGATGCGGCGATTGCGGCTCTTGTGGCGTGGAGGCTCAACCAGGAAGACATCCCGCTCCCTGGATGGGTCAACCACCCCGATCGCGCACTGACGGTACCCGTCGTCTTCCGGGTCGACCCAGCAGACCCGGCGCCCGAGCGTGAAGACGTGCCGGAAGAGTTCGCCGAACGCGGTGTCCTCGCTTGGGCGGATACCTTTGCGAGCGTTTGA
- a CDS encoding MSMEG_0568 family radical SAM protein, whose protein sequence is MSLTTRVDIAIRGIRVSAPVHREAGAGPSDDGHLLINGVGSAIPINPNSPYLVKNGKLLLDGADLGLDVSPVNRPRFYDLSTADGVSYEKIARLHGKDVLATTAVQTCMRYEESQRCRFCAIEASLEAGATIAVKTPAQLAEVAEAAVRLDGVKQMVMTTGTSKGKDRGARHLERCVRAIKAVVPDLPIQVQIEPPADLAVLTDLYNAGVSSIGIHIESMDDKVRQQWTPGKASVSTDEYRAAWREAVRVFGRNQVSTYLIVGMGEDPDEFVESTKELIEMGVYPFVVPFRPLRGTLATDVDKVLPPSGILLENLSRRVADLLIGANMLASGQTAGCAACGACSVLKTAGA, encoded by the coding sequence ATGAGCCTGACCACGAGAGTCGACATTGCCATTCGTGGCATCCGCGTCTCGGCTCCTGTGCACCGTGAAGCAGGTGCCGGACCGAGCGACGACGGCCACCTGCTCATCAACGGTGTGGGCTCCGCCATTCCCATCAACCCGAACAGCCCGTACCTGGTCAAGAACGGCAAACTGCTGCTTGACGGTGCGGACCTGGGACTGGACGTGAGCCCGGTCAACCGGCCCCGCTTCTACGACCTCAGCACGGCGGACGGTGTCTCCTACGAGAAGATCGCCCGCCTGCACGGCAAGGACGTTCTCGCCACCACCGCAGTGCAGACCTGTATGCGCTACGAGGAATCGCAGCGCTGCCGATTCTGCGCCATTGAGGCATCCCTCGAAGCCGGCGCCACCATCGCCGTCAAGACTCCGGCCCAGCTGGCCGAGGTCGCTGAGGCGGCCGTGCGGCTGGACGGTGTGAAGCAGATGGTGATGACTACCGGCACCTCCAAGGGTAAGGACCGCGGCGCTCGGCACCTCGAACGTTGCGTGCGCGCGATCAAGGCCGTCGTGCCCGACCTGCCCATCCAAGTGCAGATCGAACCGCCGGCCGACCTCGCCGTGCTCACCGACCTCTATAACGCGGGCGTCAGCTCCATCGGCATTCACATTGAGTCGATGGATGACAAGGTTCGCCAGCAGTGGACACCCGGCAAGGCTTCCGTATCAACCGACGAATACCGGGCGGCCTGGCGCGAAGCGGTACGCGTGTTCGGGCGCAACCAGGTCTCCACCTACCTGATCGTGGGAATGGGGGAGGACCCCGACGAGTTCGTCGAGTCCACCAAAGAACTCATCGAGATGGGCGTCTACCCCTTCGTCGTACCTTTCCGACCTCTCCGCGGCACCCTGGCCACGGATGTCGACAAGGTGCTGCCGCCCAGCGGCATCCTGCTCGAGAACCTGTCCCGCCGGGTCGCGGACCTGCTGATCGGCGCCAATATGCTCGCCTCCGGCCAAACCGCCGGATGCGCCGCCTGTGGAGCCTGCAGCGTGCTCAAGACCGCGGGAGCCTGA
- a CDS encoding carbon-nitrogen hydrolase family protein has protein sequence MTLTVAAVAANFGRDLEENYAQIADLVAQARALGVRLLALPEAAIGGYLSSLGSHGDTLKNTTRSLPPAIRLDGPELKRVGEIAGDMVVVVGFCELADDGITRYNASAALDSTQIYGSYRKVHQPLGENMSYSAGDHYEAFDTPVGRLGLQICYDKAFPEAARSLALDGAEIIISISAWPAARTATAEDLQQDRWTYRHNLFDMSRALDNQVFWLASNQAGTFGSLRYVANAKVVDPGGNVLATTGLDAGLAIAEIDVAETFRAMRGGMFHLRDRRPDAYSIGVGEPAHA, from the coding sequence ATGACATTGACCGTTGCGGCCGTTGCCGCCAACTTCGGGCGGGACCTCGAAGAGAACTACGCCCAGATCGCCGACCTGGTCGCCCAGGCCCGCGCCCTGGGGGTGCGGCTCCTCGCCCTGCCGGAGGCCGCCATCGGCGGCTACCTGTCGTCGCTCGGCAGCCACGGCGACACGCTGAAGAACACCACCCGCTCGCTCCCGCCGGCGATCCGCCTCGACGGCCCTGAACTCAAACGCGTTGGCGAGATCGCCGGCGACATGGTCGTGGTCGTGGGGTTCTGCGAGCTCGCCGACGACGGCATCACCCGCTATAACGCATCCGCGGCGCTGGACAGCACCCAGATCTACGGCTCCTACCGCAAGGTGCACCAGCCGCTGGGCGAGAACATGTCGTACTCGGCCGGCGACCACTACGAAGCCTTCGACACCCCGGTCGGTCGCCTGGGCCTGCAGATCTGCTACGACAAGGCCTTCCCTGAGGCAGCCCGGTCGCTCGCCCTCGATGGCGCTGAGATCATCATCAGCATCTCAGCCTGGCCCGCCGCGCGCACCGCAACCGCAGAAGACCTGCAGCAGGATCGCTGGACCTACCGGCACAACCTCTTTGACATGTCCCGCGCCCTGGACAACCAGGTTTTCTGGTTGGCGTCCAACCAGGCCGGCACCTTCGGTTCGCTGCGCTACGTCGCCAACGCCAAGGTCGTCGACCCGGGTGGCAATGTCCTGGCCACCACCGGGCTGGATGCGGGCCTCGCGATCGCCGAGATCGACGTTGCCGAAACCTTCCGGGCCATGCGCGGCGGCATGTTCCACCTGCGCGACCGCCGTCCGGATGCGTACAGCATCGGTGTCGGGGAGCCCGCGCATGCCTGA
- a CDS encoding aminotransferase class V-fold PLP-dependent enzyme, translating into MSSTVPPSAPLATLSLTAARAEYSPSTTRYLAACTSGRPTIETVRALQVDADIWARGEASPAHYQVEIDRARALYAGLVGVGADRVAIGSQASVMAAVVAASVPDGREVVCADGDFTSMVFPFLQQEHRGVTVRHVPVADLAASLTERTWLVAFSLVQSATGEIADAPAIRAAAAEVGAFTLCDTTQATGWLPVAAGDFDATICHAYKWLGAPRGAAFLTVQPALAELLRPVQAGWFAGDDPWASCYGPTMALATDARRFDVSPAWPAWVGTRVALEFFARVDPAAVYAHDTGLGNALCAGLELPQQDQAIVTWADPSGADLARLTAAGITASGRAGRARVAFHLWNDASDVEAALLALAR; encoded by the coding sequence ATGAGCTCCACCGTTCCGCCCAGCGCCCCACTTGCCACCCTCAGCCTGACGGCGGCGCGGGCCGAGTACTCCCCCAGCACGACCCGCTATCTGGCGGCGTGCACCTCGGGCCGGCCAACGATCGAGACCGTGCGAGCCTTGCAGGTTGACGCCGACATCTGGGCTCGCGGCGAGGCCTCCCCCGCTCACTACCAGGTGGAGATCGACCGCGCCCGGGCGCTCTACGCCGGCTTGGTCGGGGTCGGTGCCGACCGGGTGGCGATCGGGTCGCAGGCGTCGGTGATGGCCGCGGTCGTGGCGGCATCCGTGCCCGACGGCCGGGAAGTCGTCTGCGCCGACGGGGACTTCACCTCCATGGTCTTCCCGTTCCTGCAGCAGGAGCACCGCGGCGTCACCGTGCGCCACGTGCCGGTGGCGGATCTGGCGGCCTCGCTCACCGAGCGCACCTGGCTGGTGGCCTTCTCCCTCGTGCAATCCGCCACCGGCGAGATCGCGGATGCGCCGGCGATTCGCGCGGCCGCCGCCGAGGTGGGCGCGTTCACGCTCTGCGACACCACCCAGGCCACCGGCTGGCTGCCCGTGGCGGCCGGCGACTTCGACGCCACTATCTGCCACGCCTACAAATGGCTGGGTGCCCCGCGTGGGGCCGCGTTCCTCACCGTGCAGCCCGCTCTGGCTGAGCTGCTGCGCCCAGTGCAGGCCGGCTGGTTCGCCGGCGACGACCCGTGGGCGTCCTGTTACGGCCCCACCATGGCACTGGCCACGGATGCGCGCCGCTTCGACGTTTCTCCGGCCTGGCCGGCGTGGGTGGGCACGAGAGTGGCCCTGGAGTTCTTCGCGCGGGTCGACCCGGCCGCGGTGTACGCCCATGACACGGGCCTCGGCAATGCGCTCTGTGCCGGACTCGAGCTACCCCAACAAGACCAAGCCATCGTCACGTGGGCGGACCCGTCCGGCGCCGACCTGGCCCGCCTCACCGCCGCCGGCATCACGGCCTCCGGACGCGCCGGCCGTGCCCGGGTCGCCTTCCACCTCTGGAACGACGCCTCCGACGTCGAAGCCGCCCTGCTAGCCCTCGCCCGCTAG
- a CDS encoding MSMEG_0570 family nitrogen starvation response protein, with protein MPEMTFTVAWPDGSVTDCYSPSLVMHDYLRANADYPLAEFVERTTAALDLASDRVRAKYGFACTSAMAQRDEITATAEAFPATTSVRVLRMHPPLP; from the coding sequence ATGCCTGAGATGACCTTCACGGTGGCCTGGCCCGACGGCAGCGTCACTGACTGCTATTCGCCCAGCCTGGTCATGCACGACTACCTGAGGGCCAACGCCGACTACCCGTTGGCCGAGTTCGTTGAGCGCACGACCGCGGCCCTCGACCTGGCCAGCGACCGGGTGCGCGCCAAGTACGGATTCGCGTGCACGTCAGCGATGGCGCAGCGTGACGAGATCACGGCCACGGCGGAGGCTTTCCCCGCCACCACCAGCGTGCGCGTCCTGCGGATGCACCCACCACTTCCCTGA
- a CDS encoding MSMEG_0572/Sll0783 family nitrogen starvation response protein — MSELDQQIAENIQKSLGEIPHPSLPKGSNIYGSTKIFPDYKAENGESYFTLVHGIAHESSVSFVAILQATRALRKGFESAIYFYGPGAINAVANRGFPTTGDSAFPGEQNINDALETFIKEGGTVFVCRFGLSLHGIREEDLIAGTIPAHPLDVQDALIHYARKGAIINSTYNF, encoded by the coding sequence ATGTCAGAACTCGACCAGCAGATCGCCGAAAACATCCAGAAGTCCCTGGGCGAAATCCCGCACCCGTCGTTGCCCAAGGGCAGCAACATCTACGGTTCCACCAAGATCTTCCCCGATTACAAGGCCGAGAACGGGGAGTCCTACTTCACCCTCGTGCACGGTATCGCCCACGAATCCTCAGTCAGCTTCGTCGCCATTCTGCAGGCCACGCGTGCGCTGCGTAAGGGCTTCGAATCTGCCATCTATTTCTACGGCCCCGGTGCGATCAACGCCGTCGCCAACCGCGGCTTTCCTACCACCGGAGATAGCGCCTTCCCCGGTGAGCAGAACATCAACGACGCCCTCGAGACTTTCATCAAGGAGGGCGGCACCGTCTTCGTCTGCCGCTTTGGCCTGTCGCTGCACGGCATCCGCGAAGAAGACCTCATCGCCGGCACCATCCCCGCGCACCCGCTTGACGTACAGGATGCGCTCATCCACTACGCCCGCAAGGGCGCCATCATCAACTCCACGTACAACTTCTAG
- a CDS encoding LysR family transcriptional regulator, translated as MADTVHRALDVDSHALRIVHRINELGSITAAARSLGYSQPAVSQHLKRLEARLGLPLVAKSGRGVRLTEAGRILARHAATVTQALDAAAGELSDLAGLRSGRVTLAAFPSASATVIPTLLRGLSQRHPGVQLSYLEAEPPEAVRAVRDRAADLAITFSYTGDQADPHRQSAQGLTVAPLWRDEMLVVLPREHPLAGHSRIDLARLAEDQWIGGCPRCRAHLLDLAARSGFTPGISYETDNVVAVFGMVAAGLGVALVPALAIAASPLPTGIVARPTTAGDFRTIHLVGAEGSESVPAVAATIRAIGEIDAAPWSLFGAGSGPHSAHAGAGHPR; from the coding sequence ATGGCCGACACCGTTCACCGTGCACTCGACGTAGATTCCCACGCGCTGCGCATCGTGCACCGCATCAACGAGCTCGGCTCGATCACCGCTGCCGCGCGATCCCTCGGCTACAGCCAACCGGCGGTGAGCCAGCACCTCAAACGCCTCGAGGCCCGGCTCGGGCTGCCCCTGGTGGCCAAGTCGGGTCGTGGCGTGCGACTCACCGAGGCCGGCCGCATCCTGGCCCGGCACGCGGCCACGGTGACCCAGGCGCTGGATGCCGCGGCGGGCGAACTCAGCGACCTGGCCGGCCTGCGCAGTGGCCGGGTGACCCTCGCAGCCTTCCCTTCCGCGTCGGCCACGGTCATCCCCACCCTGTTGCGCGGCCTGTCCCAGCGCCACCCCGGCGTGCAGCTGAGCTATCTCGAGGCCGAACCGCCCGAGGCCGTGCGCGCCGTGCGGGACCGCGCCGCCGACCTCGCGATCACCTTCAGCTATACCGGCGACCAGGCCGACCCGCACCGGCAGAGCGCCCAGGGGCTCACCGTGGCACCGCTCTGGCGCGACGAGATGCTCGTAGTGCTTCCTCGCGAGCACCCCCTGGCCGGGCACAGCCGCATCGACCTGGCCCGGCTGGCCGAGGACCAGTGGATCGGCGGCTGCCCCCGCTGCCGGGCGCACCTGCTCGACCTCGCCGCCCGCAGCGGCTTCACGCCGGGTATCTCCTACGAGACCGACAACGTCGTGGCCGTCTTCGGCATGGTCGCCGCCGGCCTCGGCGTGGCCCTGGTCCCAGCCCTCGCGATCGCAGCCTCCCCGCTGCCCACCGGCATCGTGGCCCGGCCCACCACGGCGGGGGACTTCCGCACGATCCACCTCGTCGGCGCCGAGGGGTCGGAGTCGGTTCCGGCCGTGGCCGCCACCATCCGCGCCATCGGGGAGATCGACGCGGCACCGTGGTCGTTGTTCGGCGCCGGGTCGGGGCCACATTCCGCACACGCCGGTGCGGGCCACCCTCGGTAG
- the gltX gene encoding glutamate--tRNA ligase, with the protein MSTTTAHPFSTATGTDVRVRFCPSPTGTPHVGLIRTALFNWAYARHTGGKFIFRVEDTDAARDSEESFTQLLEAMRWLRLDWDEGVETGGPNEPYRQSQRYDIYRDVIAKLVESGHIYESFATGEEIAERNIKLGRDPKLGYDNYERDLTDEEKDAFRAEGRQPALRLKVPDTELSFDDLVRGEITFPAGSFSDFVVVRPNGHPLYPFVNPVDDALMGVTHVLRGEDLLSSTPRQIALYHALIDIGLTTFVPRFGHLPYVMGDKNKKLSKRDPESNLFLHRERGFIPEGLVNYLSLLGWSLTHDRDVFSIEEMIAAFDVVDVNPNPARFDLKKAESLNGDHIRLLEPADFAQRVVPYLAAAGVLSEPLSENQKAILTAAAPLVQERIALLGETPAMLGFLFQPADKLEHQADALASLPQNAGEILTAATLALRDIPEAEWTHERVHTTLTETLIDGLGLKPRVAFGPLRVAVSGRKISPPLFESMEILGKADSLARLDRLSATLVS; encoded by the coding sequence ATGTCTACTACAACAGCGCACCCGTTCTCGACCGCAACCGGCACTGATGTGCGTGTGCGGTTCTGCCCCTCGCCCACCGGCACGCCGCACGTCGGCCTGATCCGCACGGCCCTGTTCAACTGGGCCTATGCCCGGCACACGGGAGGTAAGTTCATCTTCCGCGTGGAGGACACCGACGCCGCCCGCGACAGCGAGGAGAGCTTCACCCAGCTTCTCGAGGCCATGCGCTGGCTGCGCCTGGACTGGGACGAGGGCGTGGAGACCGGGGGACCGAACGAGCCGTACCGGCAGTCCCAGCGCTACGACATCTACCGCGACGTGATCGCGAAGCTTGTCGAGTCCGGCCACATCTACGAGAGCTTCGCCACCGGCGAGGAGATCGCCGAGCGCAACATCAAGCTCGGCCGCGACCCCAAGCTCGGCTACGACAACTACGAGCGCGACCTCACCGACGAGGAGAAGGACGCGTTCCGCGCCGAGGGCCGCCAGCCAGCGCTCCGCCTCAAGGTGCCCGACACCGAGCTCTCCTTCGACGACCTGGTGCGCGGCGAGATCACCTTCCCGGCCGGTTCGTTCAGCGACTTCGTCGTGGTGCGGCCCAATGGGCACCCGCTCTACCCGTTCGTGAACCCGGTCGACGACGCGCTCATGGGTGTCACCCACGTGCTGCGCGGCGAGGACCTGCTCTCCTCCACCCCGCGCCAGATCGCGCTGTACCACGCGCTGATCGACATCGGACTTACCACCTTCGTGCCCCGCTTCGGCCACTTGCCTTACGTCATGGGCGACAAGAACAAGAAGCTCTCCAAGCGCGACCCCGAATCGAACCTCTTCCTCCACCGCGAACGCGGCTTCATCCCCGAGGGTCTGGTCAACTACCTGTCCCTCCTGGGCTGGTCGCTCACGCACGACCGCGACGTGTTCTCCATCGAGGAGATGATCGCCGCGTTCGACGTCGTCGACGTGAACCCCAACCCGGCACGCTTCGACCTCAAGAAGGCCGAGTCGCTCAACGGCGACCACATCCGCCTGCTCGAGCCGGCCGACTTCGCCCAGCGAGTGGTGCCGTACCTCGCAGCCGCAGGCGTGCTATCCGAGCCGCTCAGCGAGAACCAGAAGGCCATCCTCACCGCCGCGGCCCCCCTCGTGCAGGAGCGTATCGCCCTGCTCGGTGAGACCCCGGCCATGCTCGGGTTCCTCTTCCAGCCGGCCGACAAGCTCGAGCACCAGGCGGATGCCCTCGCCTCACTCCCGCAGAACGCCGGCGAGATCCTCACGGCCGCCACTTTGGCCCTTCGGGACATTCCCGAAGCGGAATGGACCCACGAGCGTGTGCACACCACCCTCACCGAGACCCTGATCGACGGCCTCGGGCTCAAGCCCCGCGTGGCGTTCGGCCCATTGCGCGTCGCTGTCTCCGGACGCAAGATCTCGCCGCCCCTGTTCGAGTCGATGGAGATCCTCGGCAAGGCCGACTCGCTCGCCCGCCTGGATCGGCTCTCGGCGACCCTGGTGTCATGA
- a CDS encoding MSMEG_0567/sll0787 family protein — MQVPVLEGAPIGTAAPRGLLIEIAQAEALAAYRALRTDVFVQEQGLFPGSDLDDIDDDPRTVVLVARNDEGSIVGGVRIAPAVPGRDLGWWTGSRLAVARGARGVAGIGGALIRAACAEVESRGVLRFEATVQSQNEVLFRRLGWIALRRTELLGKEHTVMRWPITRLERAAQGAKAHLATLLQPFGATAAGLGGAGFVGDDGSPVPGSDLIAVCDAIVPSLVERDPEWAGWCAVLVNVNDLTAMGANAVGMLDAVAARDASFAARILRGLQSGAEAWGIPVLGGHTQLGVSAALSVTALGRTDTPVPGGGARPDQALSLTVDISGGWRPGYSGLQWDSSSHRTGAELRDLAQTVARARPAAAKDVSMAGLVGTVGMLAEASGVGAIVDVAAIPRPHEATIGDWLTCFPGFGMLTVDDRGGGRMASAHAVTAEIGETTTIGGVHLRWPDGEITRAIASGVTGLGPSA, encoded by the coding sequence ATGCAGGTCCCCGTGCTCGAGGGCGCACCGATCGGTACCGCGGCACCGCGTGGCCTCCTCATCGAAATAGCCCAGGCGGAGGCACTCGCGGCGTACCGCGCCCTGCGCACCGACGTCTTCGTGCAGGAACAGGGCCTGTTCCCCGGCTCCGATCTGGACGACATCGATGACGACCCGCGCACCGTAGTGCTCGTTGCCCGAAACGACGAAGGCTCGATCGTGGGCGGGGTCCGGATCGCACCCGCGGTGCCCGGTCGGGACCTCGGCTGGTGGACCGGTAGCCGACTAGCCGTGGCCCGCGGCGCCCGCGGCGTGGCCGGTATCGGCGGTGCGCTGATCCGCGCCGCCTGCGCCGAGGTGGAGAGCCGCGGCGTGCTGCGATTCGAAGCAACAGTGCAGAGCCAGAACGAAGTGCTCTTCCGCCGGCTCGGCTGGATCGCCCTGAGGCGCACCGAGCTGCTCGGGAAGGAACACACCGTGATGCGCTGGCCGATCACCCGGCTGGAACGGGCGGCGCAGGGAGCCAAAGCGCACCTTGCCACGCTGCTGCAGCCGTTCGGCGCTACCGCTGCTGGGCTGGGTGGGGCAGGCTTCGTCGGCGACGACGGCAGCCCGGTTCCGGGCAGCGACCTCATCGCCGTGTGCGACGCGATCGTGCCGTCCCTGGTGGAACGCGACCCGGAATGGGCTGGCTGGTGCGCAGTGCTCGTGAACGTGAACGACCTGACCGCCATGGGCGCCAACGCCGTCGGCATGCTCGACGCTGTCGCCGCCCGCGATGCCTCGTTCGCAGCCCGCATCCTGCGCGGACTGCAGAGCGGCGCTGAGGCGTGGGGGATACCCGTGCTCGGCGGCCATACCCAGCTGGGCGTGTCTGCGGCGCTCAGCGTCACGGCTCTCGGCCGCACGGATACACCGGTGCCCGGCGGTGGCGCCCGACCCGACCAGGCGCTCAGTCTCACTGTCGACATCAGTGGCGGCTGGCGTCCCGGCTACAGCGGCCTGCAGTGGGACTCGTCCTCCCACCGCACCGGCGCCGAACTGCGTGACCTCGCGCAGACGGTGGCGAGGGCCCGCCCCGCCGCGGCCAAGGACGTGAGTATGGCCGGGCTCGTCGGTACCGTCGGCATGCTCGCCGAGGCCAGCGGCGTCGGTGCCATCGTCGACGTGGCCGCCATTCCGCGGCCCCACGAGGCCACCATAGGCGACTGGCTCACCTGCTTCCCCGGCTTTGGCATGCTCACCGTCGACGACCGCGGCGGTGGGCGGATGGCCTCCGCCCACGCGGTCACCGCCGAAATCGGCGAGACCACGACGATCGGCGGCGTGCACCTGCGTTGGCCAGATGGCGAGATCACCCGAGCGATAGCCAGCGGCGTGACCGGCCTCGGCCCATCCGCCTGA